The region TGAAGAAACCTGTGGTGAAGTCTCCACCCTTTCCGATAATGTCTAGTATAACCTTCATTCTCAAGTCTTCTCCGAGAGCTTTTTCACGTTTATAGAGCCTTCCATATGTGCTCAGTTCTGCCGTTCCCtcttaagaatttgaactatttacaagcgaaagAGGGCGGGGCAGAGACACATAAACTCccgcccattccacagatcggtagTTTTCGTAGTAGCTAAACCCATTGACCCGTGTGCGGAGTGGCTCAGCAGTTAATGGACTAAAGAGAAAAATGAATCGtactgcacgtgcggcacacaatttaatgcatttctttaccatactctgagcaacaacaaggtaaaataaccaaatttaagattttgatGACAACATGAGCATAAGACAATGAATctttcatttttcacttttacttCAGGACCATTTGTACCAATCCAGTGGCAGGATACTTTGTCCACATTGTCAACTGTGATCAAAAACTTGACAATCGTGAATTTCTCAATTTTAACCTGCAGAAGTTACACGTATGCATACAGTTGTCCCTGTAGACAACATTTTTTCGACGGCCATAATCCAATCCAAAGTGTCTTACCAGACGTATCCTTCTTAAAACTGCAAAGGCTGCAAGACACCACCTCCTCTAAACCAGGCAGAGGAAGGATGGAGCCACAGTTCGGACAGAAATCTGGATCACACTCGAATGCTtctttggacgccatcttgaattccGTTGACAACCGCTGGTTAACACTGTCTCGCATCCACTTGGTTACCAGACTCTCAGCAGTTTGTGACTAAGACCAGGCGGGGGACCAGGAGTGAAGGAAAACATGCTTTTTTTCCCGGTTGCAAATATTATATCCACCCTGGTTTTTTGCTCGGTCCATCGTTAAGCACAACATAGAAGATGGGGGAtgaaaagaaacgttttggcgGCAAGTACTTTTAGCaagatttccgtacaggtccctactttcTTATGTATACGCCTTTTTGTGTAATTAATGAACAGCCTGGGAGACTGCTGCACTTTGTTCTTTGAGGTTTAGAAGATGTACTGTTTCGAAAGACAATCAATTCTGCATGCATGATCAGGTAAGGTCCCGGAGGGAAATCTTTCCATCACTTTTTCCGCTAGCGGCTGCTTTTCATTTTCTAGGGCTGTTATTTTGCATTCAAACAATCAAGTGCATTCATAATAGACAGTTAACTTTAAAAGCTGCCATGGAATATAACGCTGCTTCGGCTATTATTTCGCGGTCTTTTCACCTCGGTTAGCTGGGGTAACCCGCCACGAACCGTCGCCGCGGCGAAGTGCTAACAACAACGCTAATATGTATTTAAAGTAGCGTtatcgttgccgttcccgtcctTATTGGTtacttaagctctctaataacAAGTCTTAATGCATCGTGGGTTTCAGTTGTCTGTTCTGAAGGGCGATAACCCAGTCCACGTTCAACCACGTTCGTACATTTACAGTGTGCAGTCACTAGACACCAGTTTACACTCGTTCtgaatccaacatggcggacaacCAGGAAGTGAATCATCTAGCCGATTAACTTTCACTTTCTGATTCATCGAAAGGATTATGAGTTTTGTCGGTGTAAAAACGAGTGCGAATAACGACTCGAGGACTGAAGAATTTCCGCTTCACTGTGCAGTGAGACGTAATGACGTGAACACTGTCGAGAGCTTGCTAAAGCGTGGAGCAGACCCCAATGAGAAAGATCACAGGGAAACGACAGCCATACACTATGTCAATCACTTGCATGAAGACGCCGACAGAATGGTACACGTTTTGTTGAAGTTTGGTGGGGATATGCTTAGCAGAAACTGCTATGGACAGCTACCGTTTGAAGAAGCTTTAGCGCTTTCTAACAAGAAATCCTGCGAGGCTTTTGTAGACTGGGGATTTTCACTTGAAAAATGTCACCGTATGCATAAAGGTACATACGAGCTGCTCTACCAAGTTCAGCTGTTTCAGCCTCATGCTATAAAGACACTCCAAGTTCTTGTTGATCTCGGGGTTGATCTAACCATTACGTTGTCCTCAAAAGGTGAAACCCTTCTACACCAGGCTGTAGAGTCTGGTGCTAGCTCGGAAACTATACAATTTCTTATCAGATCTGGACTCTCAGTAAACCAGCAAAACTGTTTAGGAATGACACCTTTGCATATGATGCGTTTCACCGACTGCAACTTAGATTGGaatgaagaagaaaaatataGGCATTCAGAAGTAATAAGATGTTTCATAAAAGAGGGATATGATGTTAATTGTCAAGACATCTTTGGGTGCACAGTTGTACATTACATAGTCTCTGAAATGCGGCAGAGCTCTATCCTACGATATCTCATTCGCCATGGTGCAAACTTAAACATCAAAGATAGAAATGGTGTCACACCTTTGCATCTTGCCTGCTTCTGGAGAAATATAACAAATGTCAAAGAAATGATTGAAGGGGGATGCCTGACTGATATTCGGGACAATCAAGGTGCAACCATATTTCACTACACTGTTTTCTATAACAACCCAACAGTCCTTAAATATCTTTTAACTGATCGGTATGAGCCATCTCTTGTTGGTACAGCAGATTACTCTGGAAGAACTCCACTTCAATTGGCCATGTATTTTGGATATGTAGAGCTGATAGAACTCTTTAAGAGCTATTTCCAATCCTTTAACGAAAGCCCAAACAACTTTATGGTCAACATGCCAGATTTGTTCCCTTTGAAAGATGAAATTGATGTTTTTGAACAAGAAGAAGTTGACAGTATGGCTTCAGAGGACTTTGTTATGAAAGATGACCAGGACAGAACCCTTAACAAGTTACTGAATTCTCCTGTCCTTGGCATAATGCCAGAATTGGGTGAAGAAAAAGAAGTGGGAAAAGCTGTGACCAAGCTTATTGAACAGGTAGCAGTTAAAGTTTACAAAAACTGCCCACTTTTTTCCTTTGAGCCTAAACTCTCTGGTAGTTTAAGCGAGGGGACTAAGTGTGGATTGCCTAACGAGTTTGACTTCTTGTGTACAATGGGGGAGCTATCAAAAGTCTTTTTGGATCCTGTAGTGGATTCAAGCCCTCCAATGTTTGGCCAACTGCAACTCAGACCCGAGATTTCCCTCTCTGGTCACAACGTTTTGCACTATGTGGACAAAGACAAAAGTTTGCGAAGTGCAAAATTGATGGAAGACTTCACAGAAGAACTAAATAGAGCTTTTTTAGAAAAGGACGTTTGGGAAGACATGCCAGCGCTTTCACCAGTAAGTTTTTGTGAGAAGGGTGCAAATGCGACAACAATCCGCATCAATTGGCATGGGCACTTCTTCAAGGATATGCTGATCTACATTGACCTGGTCCCAGCACTTTATTTCCCCAATTTCTGGCCACCATATGTCTCTCAGACAGCGCTGTTGACAccaaagatcaaagaaaatgGGATACATGTTGTGTTTGCTTTACACAATGACCAGTTTTTTGACTGCCAAGAAAAACACTTTCGCCTTTCATTTTCTTTGGCTGAAACTGAAATATTCAAGACCCTTCCAGAGAAAGTTCGTGTGGGTTACGTTCTTGCAAAAGCAATCAGGAATTCTTATGTATGCCCACAAATTGCACCAAAGAAAAGTTTGCAGACAGCCACGCCAACATATTCAGGATCACCACTGCAATGTTCAACTGAAAATGACCAGAAAGTGATACATTGTATTGAACAAGGCTTGTCAGGAAAAGAGTGGCAGTGCATCTCAGAAggtgaaaaagaagaagaggaagaagttGAGTTAATTGAGCCAGAGGATAAAGATGTCCATGCCGACAAACTCATTACCAGTTATCTCCTAAAAAATGCATTGTTTGCATTGGTGAACAAATCTTGTCATGGAGAACTTGATGTGGATCTTCAAAACATCTCTCAGGACCAAGTCATTGTTTGGGCAAAGCTTATTTATGATTACATCGAAGATTGCCTTACAGAGGAAAGGCTGCCATCATTTTTCGTCCCCAGCTGCAACTTACTTAACAAGGCTTATGATTCAGGACAACACGAGTTGGTGTTTAAATCAGGAGCAGAATTTGAGCCCCTGTCTGTgctagatgatgatgatggtgagtCCCAAGACTTTGACACCACAGAGGAAGAAGTCAAGTACTTAAGAAAGCTTTttgttaaaatgttaaaaggcATTCTCAAGTctccatgaaaaaaaaaaaaacattgtgtgCTCATGCAGTAACAGTTAAACAGTTCGGTGACGCGGTGAATTTTACTTGGATACAAAATTAAGTCTTTTGGGGTCAGACTGaggcagaaaaaaagaaacaaagaaagtgaactgaaacaaaaatgtttgGTGTGTAGCCAGGcatgttaaaaatataataaaaaggttgacactggctaaaatattgtgttggacgtttcggcaactgctgttgccttcctcagcagggatgaaaaatgcaaaaatctaacggcgtcccgatggtacacgatgcgtataaatataaaatcgcacttcaaaagaatattttaaaaaatgaaatagacaATAAAAACGAAGGTCTCCAGAGCactctaaaatatttttacaaattctttatgTTATTGTAAACGTTTGGAAGTGCTATATGCTCGTTTATAGCGTTCGTATCTCGTAAGGAATGCCAAGCCTCCAGAATAAGTCTTTGTCGCCATGCCGATGATCTGTCAACAATTTCGACGTTCATCAAGTCTATTTGGTGATTGTAGCGCATGTGGTGTTTGGCCAACAAAGAGTTTTCATCTAATGTTGCTATGGCCATTGAGTGCTCTTTGACGCGTGTTTTTAGCGCGCGCGATGTCTGACCGTTGTAAACACAATCACAATCTTTGCATTTGATCTTATTTACGAGTCCTCTAGAGGCCTCCCTCTCGATTTTGTCCTTTGGTTTTTTAAGTATATTTGAGATTGTCCGAATAGGTTTATGAGCGACCTTAATGTTGAAACCTCGAAGAACCCTCGCGATTTTCTCGGAGAATCCTTTGGCATAGGGCAAAACAACCATACCGCGCTGGTCGGAAGCATTTACTTCTTGTTGTCTGTTGCGTTGGCGACCATTGTAGATGAAATTAGCGGTAAGGGCTTTTGCTACTCTCTTAGTTTCTCGTACAGCTTCCTCTTCGGTGGACGGGATATTCTTTGCGCGATCCATGAGGGAGCGTATGACCGAGTATTTATGTTGGGGGTGGTGATGAGATTTGAAGTCAAGGTAGCGGTCGGTGTGGGTAGCTTTTCTGTATACAGACACGGTGGTTGTTCTTGTGTCAAGAAAGGAGGCTTGGCAATCCTTACGAGATACGAACGCTATAAACGAGCATATAGCACTTCCAAACGTTTACAATAAcataaagaatttgtaaaaatattttagagtGCTCTGGAGACCTTCGTTTTTATtatctatttcattttttaaaatattcttttgaagtgcgattttatatttatacgcaTCGTGTATCATCGGGACGccgttagatttttgcatttttcatccctgctgaggaaggcaacagcagttgccgaaacgtccaacacaatattttagccagtgtcaacctttttattatatttttttttttttgaactgaAACAAGTTTCCTTACAAAGAAGAACTCACAAAGGCAGGcgaaaaataaaactaaaaactagAGCGTTTGCTTTGATGCTTTTTGTTCCAGGCAATTCACGGCTGAGGAACTACTTCACGTTACTTGCTAAATAAGCAAGACTGTAAAACTGTGCTTGAACGAAACAAGGAACTGTGAATCATACGCATTTCCATAAGGAAAGCAAGTTTGAAGATATAGCAAGATGCCGTCTCAAGCAACAATTGTTTTCGTTTGTCTGAAgttgacatacatgtattaaagttAATGCTTTCCGACACGTGATGAAAAAAGTCAGGTAAACCAAACAGGCTTTGTCGGCGACCCGAAATCTTTATCATGGATAAGAGAAGAGTGGTTGAACTATAAGGAAGGAAGTTCCTCTTTAACAAGAGAAAAAAGCTAAGACTCAAACGATTGTTATGGTTTTTAACCTGAGGAAGCTCATGAAATCTCGGTTAGTAACAATCACTACAATGGTTTTGATGAGCCAATTTAAAATGACATTTGACCCACTTTGACTCATTACTAGGTTCAACAAATAGTCTAATCACCTTTTGCTGTTTGAACGAGAATGTTCAAGTGCAATACGTTTTATACACGATTTTGATTGTGTTCCAGATTATCCTTTTAGGAACTCGCATGGTGTTGAACAACTTCGTGTCCCCTATGTAGAGGCCCAGTTAGTGGGGTTGTGTCTAGTCTGCATTTCAAATATTGAGGATTTTGTGTCGCTGTCGGAATGTTGTACAACACCTctacaaagctgttcctgattTACATTAGCTGCCTTGCCATTCAACACTTGTCCAATTGGCAACGTGGTGGGTGTTGCTGGTTGTCTGAAACCACCTGCCCTGCTTGTTCAAATTGGCATTTACTGAAGCAAAATGTGAATGTTATCTTTGTCTAAGTGTATCGTTCAATGGAACGCAAGCAAAAGTCGGAAAGGGCCAATTTCGCCTTTCTTGTATTAGATCAATTTTTAAGGCTCTGAATTTTGTACAGTagctaaaacatttaaaacagCCTCTAAAACATTCAAATCAAAGCCAGTTTCAGAACTTAATCACTCAAAATGTGTGATGTTATCTCATTTTTCAATAAACTACTGGAGGTTTGGATTGAGACAATGCCTAATAGTAAACCTAGGAGTTCAAGCCAGGATCCCAGCCAGGATCTTTCGTCAAGATTTCCAACCCTCATTCTAGTGACCTAATTACTAAAATGAGTTCTTAATCCTAATCACtaaaatgagtgcttagacctaatcagtAAAATGAGTGCTTAAACGCAATCACTAAAATGGGAGCGTTGACCTAATCACGAAAATGAGCGCTTAGTCCTCATCACTATAATGAGTGCATAGACCTGGATTGTAATCACTAAAATGGGCACGTAGACCTAATCACTAAAAGGAACTTGTAGACCTACTCACTAAAATGACTGCTTAGACCTGGATTTCACAGGATACTGGCTTGGATCATGGCCCCAAGTCCTGCTATGGATCATTGCTCGAAATCCTGGCTTGACGTTTAGGTACCTGAGTTTACATTATGTTTCGCCGGTATGAATTTCAAACAAGCTCTTTTCCAAACCCGCAATCAAACCTCTTAAAGCTAGTCCCGATGAAGGCTTAGAGCCGGCCAAAAAAACAAACTCCCGTAATGTCAAAATATTTATTGCCATGGCTGATACTACATACTAATTACTTATTGAAGGCATCAGACCACTTGGTTTTATAGTTATTTTACCCTCCAGAAGTTTCATCAAGGAAATATGACATGCTGCTTCCGGCCTCTCTCAAGTTTTAGCGCAAATACAGTGGAAGTTTCGTTTAAAAAGAAACGCGACTAAAGCACAGGGTAGCATGTTCGAAAATAGAGGACGTAAAATCATTTTAGATGCAAACGAATTACTCGGCCCAAATCAATGCCTGAAAAATGAAAGGTACTCCTCGGccttaatagaccatattcgtattctcagtattggactggaactagcttgcagtggaggctaatgcgggggaataaattaaaaagcatttgcatttgaaaagttcccccgcattagcctctactgcaagctagttccaatccaatactgagaatacgaatatagtCTATTGTATCATcagtttttggttttcaaactgAGTCCACTTCAAGAAAAACTTACTTCCATTTCTCATTGGTAAATTTGAAAGCGTTATGCACGATAGATTGAGGAAAAGAGAGACCATAGATTATATTCACCGTTGCTCGAAACAGTACTCTGCACTGACATTTTGTCATTTCCTCTCCaaataatcataaaaataatatactaTAATGGTTCGGTACGGATCTGTGTGACAACAACATTTTTTCAATTAAAATTATGgcttttaacaaaaattaaagaagaataTATCACAATTACTAAAAGTGCGACAAACCTCCAAAAAGCATGGCATTAAGTGTGgttcattttaattattttaattcgGTTCAACCCATCTTAATCTGTGAGGAATAAGCGATTTTTCGCGGTTGTTTCGACTCCTTGTTTACCTTTTGGTGACAATTAAAACTGAACTATAAGGTTATCGgtagtttttttaatttcatttgcTAGTgagtaaaaaattaattaaaatatgaCAAGTAATCTCGCGGAAAGAAAACAGCtgaaaacaaacgaaaactATCTATATGATTTTGCTGCATATATgcatatagtttacgtcatagaaagtgcggcgtacggggttttatgcacgagttggttgtgtcaaaaacccgaacgagcgaggaacgagcgagtgagggtttttgacacaaacaacgagtgaataaaaccccgtacaaagcactttctatgtcgtgaactgtttattacacataacatgagaattttcattaaaatagttttctgaacgcgaattagaaacaaaaactcactaacaatagaaccaaatgcaaatttaatttaattcaataacaaagtacgatttgcacgatttgcacgagatgcacgagtgattggcatggaaacgcctttacgctttcgttgattggttatacttccacatgtgaaagagctgtacgccattctgattggctgtataggcctttttcacatgtgaaaataaagcgtatagatttgtacaaatgagctttatggaataaaattctcatgttatgtgtaataaaagcTGCTTCGAGATGCTCAAGTCGACCGCTCCTTATcttaaaacgggaaaaatgaGAACTGATGAGCTTTGTTTCGGTTAAGAGTTTTTCTCCAGGATCACCTGAGGTGGACATTAcatttcaaaaagagaaaaaggtaTATTTTGTATTACTAGAAATTACTAGAACTCGTGAGCGAATCGAAACTGTCATGCTTGTGTTATCCTGAATACGTTTTCCGAAGTTAAAGTACTTTTAAGTTGAAAGGAACTTGATTTAAGtgtgtagtcgttctagcgctggagcactaattggggacactgtaaactgaaattaacaattaagtcaggtcaaatgttgattttttgaggagaggggaaaaccggaggacccggagaaaaacctctcggtgtagagcagagaaccaacaaactcatccaacatgtgacgccgagtctggaaatGGAAggcgggccacattggtgggaggcgagtactctcaccactgcgtcatccctGCGCTCTATTTTAGACTCTCACGTCTTTCATTATAAAATCTAATAGGTTTTAGGTGTTACGTTGAACTACCAACTCTAAGTACTTAGCGCGGAAAAGGGGAAAATATCAATACACTCTCGCCGATGATGCCGACTTTGCatccaatttttttacagcgcaaAACTGCTCGGTTCAAGTACTACTGACTACAACTTAACTACACAATCTATAGCAACCAAATCATGTCAAGGGCAAATTCAACCCCTTTTAATTTATAGCGCGCCAGTAGCCATGTGTGACTGAGTAAAGCCCTCCTTTTCCTCAGTTAACACAGCGCTATTTCTCAGTGCAAAACAAAAGGCTTTCTGGTGGTCCGTAAATTAAAACTATACGGGAAAAGACGACACTAACTAACATCGCTCGCCACATGCAAACAGTTGGGAACTTCGGACCTGACCACCAGGTGGACGATTTCGTAAAGACAGGAAATTTAAAATTGGGAAGACCATCGCAGTTAACTGGGAAACTAAAGCAATTGCAAAGGAAGCTCGAAAACATTTAGGCTTAAATGAGATTAGTGGCCGCGGAGTACGTTTAAAAGTGGGCAGCCCCTagggattcgaactcatgaccgTGCGATTAAACTGCACCTGctgtaccaactgagctattaaGCCCACTTGCGAGGTCAAGTTTATC is a window of Montipora capricornis isolate CH-2021 chromosome 13, ASM3666992v2, whole genome shotgun sequence DNA encoding:
- the LOC138029234 gene encoding uncharacterized protein, yielding MSFVGVKTSANNDSRTEEFPLHCAVRRNDVNTVESLLKRGADPNEKDHRETTAIHYVNHLHEDADRMVHVLLKFGGDMLSRNCYGQLPFEEALALSNKKSCEAFVDWGFSLEKCHRMHKGTYELLYQVQLFQPHAIKTLQVLVDLGVDLTITLSSKGETLLHQAVESGASSETIQFLIRSGLSVNQQNCLGMTPLHMMRFTDCNLDWNEEEKYRHSEVIRCFIKEGYDVNCQDIFGCTVVHYIVSEMRQSSILRYLIRHGANLNIKDRNGVTPLHLACFWRNITNVKEMIEGGCLTDIRDNQGATIFHYTVFYNNPTVLKYLLTDRYEPSLVGTADYSGRTPLQLAMYFGYVELIELFKSYFQSFNESPNNFMVNMPDLFPLKDEIDVFEQEEVDSMASEDFVMKDDQDRTLNKLLNSPVLGIMPELGEEKEVGKAVTKLIEQVAVKVYKNCPLFSFEPKLSGSLSEGTKCGLPNEFDFLCTMGELSKVFLDPVVDSSPPMFGQLQLRPEISLSGHNVLHYVDKDKSLRSAKLMEDFTEELNRAFLEKDVWEDMPALSPVSFCEKGANATTIRINWHGHFFKDMLIYIDLVPALYFPNFWPPYVSQTALLTPKIKENGIHVVFALHNDQFFDCQEKHFRLSFSLAETEIFKTLPEKVRVGYVLAKAIRNSYVCPQIAPKKSLQTATPTYSGSPLQCSTENDQKVIHCIEQGLSGKEWQCISEGEKEEEEEVELIEPEDKDVHADKLITSYLLKNALFALVNKSCHGELDVDLQNISQDQVIVWAKLIYDYIEDCLTEERLPSFFVPSCNLLNKAYDSGQHELVFKSGAEFEPLSVLDDDDGESQDFDTTEEEVKYLRKLFVKMLKGILKSP
- the LOC138030814 gene encoding uncharacterized protein, with the protein product MDRAKNIPSTEEEAVRETKRVAKALTANFIYNGRQRNRQQEVNASDQRGMVVLPYAKGFSEKIARVLRGFNIKVAHKPIRTISNILKKPKDKIEREASRGLVNKIKCKDCDCVYNGQTSRALKTRVKEHSMAIATLDENSLLAKHHMRYNHQIDLMNVEIVDRSSAWRQRLILEAWHSLRDTNAINEHIALPNVYNNIKNL